Genomic segment of Aquarana catesbeiana isolate 2022-GZ linkage group LG02, ASM4218655v1, whole genome shotgun sequence:
GACTGCAAATGCCACAGTCAACCCCAAAGCGCTGTTTATTCTGATGTCGGCAGCAGCAAGTTTCACAATCGCCATGTGCACACAGTATGAATGGGGCACAATGTTGGTTCTAAATGCTGGAAATCTCTGTATCAAAATTATGCAGGGAGAAAACAAAGTGACCGCTCTGAGCAGTAAGAAGATGACCAGTTTAACGATGATGGTATTGTTCATTATGGACCCATACCTGAGCGGCTGACAGATGGCGATATAACGGTCAAATGCCATACCAAGCAAAAGTCCTGACTCCAAGCTGGTGAAAGAATGGAGGAAGAACATCTGGAGGAGACATGACTCAAAACTAATGTGTCTCTTCTGGAACCAGAAGACAGACAGCATTTGTGGGGCAATGCTTGTGGACAGAAGAGCATCATTGGAGGCCAACATAGAAAGGAAAATAAACATAGGCTTGTGGAGGCCAGAAGACGCTGAGATGACCGCTAGGAGCATCATATTTCCCAACAATGCCAGGACATAACATAAGCAAACAACGGCACCTACCCACTTATAAGCTCCTTCTAGTCCAGGAATCCCAACCAGGATGAATGAGGTGGGATAGAATGTGCCATTGACTTTCATGTTCTGGATTCCTTTGCTGATCATCTTCTACACTGAAGACCACAGATCTCTATGGGGGATTAGTATACTGGAGGGTTTTGTCGCCTAATAGGAAGGAAGCTCTAGAATTACAAATTAAATATGGATAGAAGTGGAAAAATATGAACCTGTTCTTCCCTTCTCTGAGTTCTTCTGCTGCAGGAACCACAAAAAATGTCCAGAATGTCCACATATGGGGGGACACATGACACTCCCCTCTCCCTCACAATAGACCTCCCAACATTCTGAAATGACAAAAAGGGACATCATTCATTATATAGGCAAAGG
This window contains:
- the LOC141126438 gene encoding olfactory receptor 52A1-like, translating into MISKGIQNMKVNGTFYPTSFILVGIPGLEGAYKWVGAVVCLCYVLALLGNMMLLAVISASSGLHKPMFIFLSMLASNDALLSTSIAPQMLSVFWFQKRHISFESCLLQMFFLHSFTSLESGLLLGMAFDRYIAICQPLRYGSIMNNTIIVKLVIFLLLRAVTLFSPCIILIQRFPAFRTNIVPHSYCVHMAIVKLAAADIRINSALGLTVAFAVLGVDLLFILVSYCAIFHAVFSLPSKDARLKTFNTCIPHMSVFLSFHGLALFTFLSHRYGGKRIVPYVHIVLADTYLLVPPMLNPIIYGVKTKLIREQVWKALHKCQSTLM